One stretch of Rhizobium rhizoryzae DNA includes these proteins:
- a CDS encoding dihydrodipicolinate synthase family protein — translation MFEGLSAFPTTPTNADGEVDAVALARVLDRLAEAKVGSIGLLGSTGAYAYLSREERRRAVEAAKESIGERVPLLVGVGALRTDHAQQLARDAEAAGADALLLAPVSYAPLTQEEVYQHFVSVSNATGLPIVIYNNPTTTRFQFSLDLIQKLAIIPNIAAIKMPLPGETAFADEIRSLRALAPSGFSIGYSGDWGAADGLLAGAEAWYSVVAGLLPQPALALTQAAIAGDRAEAERLNAMFEPLWSLFKEFGSFRVMYAIGSLLGLFEAEPPRPVLPVPASARPRIEAALDELR, via the coding sequence ATGTTTGAAGGTTTGTCCGCATTTCCGACTACGCCGACCAATGCAGACGGAGAAGTCGATGCCGTTGCATTGGCCCGAGTTCTGGACCGACTGGCGGAGGCGAAGGTAGGGTCCATTGGATTGCTCGGCAGCACCGGTGCCTATGCCTACCTTTCACGCGAAGAAAGACGCCGTGCGGTTGAGGCTGCAAAGGAAAGCATTGGCGAGCGCGTTCCGCTGCTTGTGGGCGTAGGAGCTTTGCGGACGGATCACGCACAGCAATTGGCACGAGATGCGGAGGCGGCGGGAGCCGATGCGCTTTTGCTGGCACCGGTCTCCTACGCGCCCCTCACACAGGAAGAGGTTTATCAGCATTTTGTTTCTGTATCGAATGCGACCGGCCTGCCGATCGTGATCTACAACAACCCGACGACGACCAGATTCCAGTTCAGCCTCGACCTCATCCAGAAGCTGGCGATAATTCCCAACATCGCAGCGATCAAGATGCCGCTGCCGGGTGAGACCGCTTTCGCGGACGAAATCAGAAGCTTGCGCGCCCTTGCTCCATCCGGCTTCAGCATCGGCTACAGCGGAGACTGGGGTGCGGCCGATGGCCTGCTGGCCGGTGCTGAAGCGTGGTATAGCGTTGTGGCGGGCCTGCTCCCCCAACCTGCGCTGGCATTGACGCAGGCGGCTATCGCAGGAGACCGAGCCGAGGCAGAACGGCTGAATGCTATGTTCGAACCTCTGTGGTCGCTGTTCAAGGAATTTGGCAGCTTTCGCGTCATGTATGCGATCGGCTCGCTGCTCGGTCTGTTTGAAGCCGAACCTCCTCGCCCTGTCCTGCCCGTTCCCGCGAGCGCCAGACCTCGCATAGAGGCGGCGCTGGACGAGTTGCGCTGA
- a CDS encoding zinc-binding alcohol dehydrogenase family protein: MKAIAYQTAGSLDRADALMDVELDTPAASGRDLLVKVKAVSVNPVDTKVRRRASAEDGQWKVLGWDAAGEVVAIGEGVQDFVVGDQVYYAGALDRQGANSEFHLVDKRIVGRKPSTLSYAEAAALPLTAITAWEMLFDRLKVSTPVPGAAHCALIIGGAGGVGSIAIQLLRAMTDLTVIATASRPETQAWVKELGAHHVIDHSHPIAPQVAELDIGQPAFVFSTTETQLHVADIADLLAPQGRVGLIDDPAVMDIMPFKRKSASVHWEFMFTRSMNETADMDEQGKLLNEVAAMVDAGKIRTTLTEVIRPINAENLKAAHAVLESGKARGKLVLEGF, translated from the coding sequence ATGAAGGCTATTGCGTATCAAACTGCGGGTTCGCTGGATCGAGCAGATGCCCTGATGGATGTCGAGCTAGACACGCCCGCCGCCAGTGGCCGTGACCTGCTCGTCAAGGTAAAGGCCGTTTCTGTCAATCCTGTCGATACAAAGGTTCGCCGCCGGGCCTCCGCTGAAGACGGCCAATGGAAGGTTCTCGGTTGGGATGCTGCTGGCGAGGTGGTGGCCATAGGTGAAGGCGTCCAGGACTTTGTGGTGGGCGACCAAGTCTACTATGCAGGGGCATTGGATCGTCAGGGTGCCAATAGCGAATTTCATCTGGTCGATAAACGTATCGTGGGACGAAAGCCCTCCACGCTTTCCTATGCGGAGGCAGCTGCCCTGCCGCTGACAGCCATTACGGCGTGGGAAATGCTTTTCGACCGGCTCAAGGTCAGTACGCCGGTGCCAGGTGCTGCGCATTGCGCACTGATCATTGGTGGCGCGGGCGGTGTCGGCTCTATTGCGATCCAACTCCTGAGGGCAATGACGGATCTGACAGTCATTGCAACGGCATCACGTCCGGAAACCCAAGCCTGGGTAAAAGAGCTTGGAGCCCACCACGTCATCGACCACAGCCATCCGATTGCACCGCAAGTCGCGGAGCTCGATATCGGCCAACCGGCTTTTGTCTTTTCCACCACCGAAACGCAATTGCACGTCGCAGATATAGCGGACCTGCTTGCCCCACAGGGCCGCGTGGGGCTTATCGATGATCCTGCCGTGATGGATATAATGCCCTTCAAGCGAAAGTCGGCCTCCGTCCATTGGGAATTCATGTTTACACGCTCGATGAACGAGACCGCCGACATGGACGAGCAGGGCAAACTGCTCAACGAAGTCGCAGCCATGGTGGACGCAGGCAAAATCCGGACGACGCTGACCGAGGTCATCCGTCCGATCAATGCGGAAAACCTCAAAGCAGCGCATGCGGTTCTTGAAAGCGGAAAAGCGCGGGGCAAGCTGGTGCTTGAGGGCTTTTAA
- the ndk gene encoding nucleoside-diphosphate kinase — MAIERTFSMIKPDATKRNLTGAITKVFEENGLRVIASKRVWMSKREAEGFYAVHKERPFFGELVEGMTSGPTVVQVLEGENAILKNREIMGATNPAQAAEGTIRKTFALSIGENSVHGSDAPETAAQEIAYWFAETEIVG, encoded by the coding sequence ATGGCGATTGAACGCACCTTCTCCATGATCAAGCCGGACGCAACCAAGCGTAACCTGACGGGCGCTATCACCAAGGTTTTCGAAGAAAATGGCCTTCGCGTCATTGCTTCCAAGCGCGTCTGGATGAGCAAGCGCGAAGCTGAAGGCTTCTACGCTGTTCACAAGGAACGTCCTTTCTTCGGCGAACTCGTTGAAGGCATGACCTCCGGCCCGACGGTCGTTCAGGTTCTGGAAGGCGAAAACGCGATCCTCAAGAACCGCGAAATCATGGGTGCAACCAACCCGGCTCAGGCTGCTGAAGGCACCATCCGCAAGACCTTTGCTCTCTCCATCGGTGAGAACTCGGTTCACGGCTCTGACGCTCCGGAAACAGCCGCTCAGGAAATTGCTTACTGGTTCGCTGAAACCGAAATCGTCGGCTGA
- a CDS encoding glutathione S-transferase family protein: protein MTRILYSLCGRDVSRPFSPHCWKIVMALEHKGLEYVERPVPFTEVPKLENGFSKTVPVLRDGDLLIRDSFDIAVYLEDTYPNRPTLFGGEGGKALARFVEGYSQMLVHPVLSRIAIKDIHDMLDEKDQTYFRTSREERLGRKLEEFEAGRPQAITDLTAQLEPMRHMLKFQPYLGGETPLFADYILFGALQWLRITTGSLAISRDHSVAEWFERCLDLHGAKGRAVA from the coding sequence ATGACCAGAATTCTCTACTCGCTCTGCGGTCGCGATGTGAGCAGGCCTTTCTCGCCGCACTGCTGGAAGATCGTCATGGCTCTGGAGCATAAGGGGCTTGAATATGTCGAGCGGCCGGTGCCGTTCACTGAAGTTCCCAAGCTGGAAAACGGGTTCTCCAAAACCGTGCCGGTTCTGCGCGACGGTGATCTCCTGATCCGCGACAGCTTCGATATTGCAGTTTATCTTGAAGATACCTATCCCAACCGTCCGACGCTGTTTGGCGGCGAGGGTGGCAAGGCACTGGCACGCTTCGTAGAAGGTTACTCGCAGATGCTGGTCCATCCGGTGCTTTCGCGCATTGCGATCAAGGATATCCACGACATGCTGGACGAGAAAGACCAGACCTATTTCCGCACCAGCCGTGAAGAGAGGTTGGGTCGCAAGCTGGAGGAGTTCGAAGCCGGTCGTCCGCAGGCGATAACCGATCTCACTGCGCAACTGGAGCCGATGCGGCATATGTTGAAGTTCCAGCCGTATCTGGGCGGAGAAACACCTCTGTTTGCGGACTATATCCTGTTTGGTGCGCTCCAGTGGTTGCGGATCACGACCGGCTCGCTTGCAATCTCGAGGGATCATTCGGTCGCTGAATGGTTCGAGCGGTGCCTGGACCTGCATGGCGCAAAGGGCAGGGCGGTCGCCTGA
- a CDS encoding ABC-F family ATP-binding cassette domain-containing protein, with amino-acid sequence MITITDLSARVAGRLLLDHASVSLPTGTKAGLVGRNGAGKSTLFRVITGEMASESGSVSLPKNARIGQVAQEAPGTEDPLIEIVLAADKERTALLKEAEAATDPNRIAEIQMRLVDIDAHSAEARAASILAGLGFDAEAQARPASSFSGGWRMRVALAAVLFSQPDLLLLDEPTNYLDLEGTLWLEDYVRRYPHTVVIISHDRDLLNNAVNAIVHLDQKKLTFYRGGYDSFERQKAENDELQMKAKAKNDAARKHLQSFIDRFRAKATKARQAQSRIKALERMGTVAAVIEDHVQPITFPEPEKQPSSPIVAIDKGVVGYEPDKPILKGINLRIDNDDRIALLGSNGNGKSTFAKFISGRLEAQSGNLRVAPNLKIGFFAQHQLDDLIPEQSPADHVRRLMPDQPEAKVRARVAQMGLATEKMDTAAKDLSGGEKARLLMGLAAFHAPNLLILDEPTNHLDIDSRRALIEALNDYNGAVILISHDRHLIEATVDRLWLVNGGTVAPFDGDLEDYRSIVVASSRKKDEKLSTGVDDSVSKSDQRKANAEKRASLAPLKKRINEAEALTAKLEKLIQALDVELADPKLYEKSPAKAAEKAKQRSDAAAKLAETEELWLELSSQYEEALSS; translated from the coding sequence ATGATTACGATTACCGATCTTTCCGCACGCGTCGCAGGCCGCCTTCTTCTCGATCACGCCAGCGTCAGCCTTCCCACCGGCACGAAAGCCGGCCTTGTCGGGCGCAATGGCGCGGGCAAGTCCACGCTCTTTCGCGTCATCACCGGCGAGATGGCCTCCGAAAGCGGCTCTGTATCTCTCCCAAAGAATGCGCGGATCGGTCAGGTCGCACAGGAGGCCCCCGGCACCGAGGATCCTTTGATTGAAATCGTTCTGGCAGCCGACAAGGAACGGACGGCTCTTCTGAAGGAAGCGGAAGCTGCGACGGACCCGAACCGGATAGCTGAAATCCAGATGCGCCTCGTCGACATCGATGCGCATTCTGCGGAAGCTCGCGCGGCCAGCATTCTGGCGGGTCTCGGTTTCGACGCCGAAGCACAGGCGCGTCCGGCCTCATCATTTTCCGGCGGATGGCGCATGCGCGTGGCCCTGGCAGCGGTGCTCTTCTCGCAGCCGGATCTCTTGCTGCTGGACGAGCCCACGAACTATCTCGATCTCGAAGGCACGCTCTGGCTTGAAGATTACGTACGGCGCTATCCGCATACGGTCGTCATCATCAGCCACGACCGCGATCTTCTGAACAACGCCGTGAACGCCATTGTCCACCTCGACCAGAAGAAGCTGACCTTCTATCGCGGCGGCTACGACAGCTTCGAGCGACAGAAAGCGGAAAACGACGAACTACAGATGAAGGCCAAGGCGAAAAATGACGCCGCCCGCAAGCATCTGCAAAGCTTCATCGACCGTTTCCGGGCGAAGGCCACGAAGGCGCGTCAGGCCCAGAGCCGCATCAAGGCACTGGAGCGCATGGGCACTGTCGCGGCGGTCATCGAGGATCACGTTCAGCCGATCACGTTTCCGGAGCCTGAGAAGCAACCGTCTTCGCCCATTGTCGCGATCGACAAGGGTGTCGTGGGTTATGAGCCAGACAAGCCGATTCTGAAGGGCATCAATCTGCGCATCGACAACGATGATCGCATTGCCCTTCTCGGGTCGAACGGTAACGGCAAGTCCACTTTCGCGAAGTTTATTTCCGGAAGACTGGAAGCGCAGTCCGGCAACCTGCGGGTCGCCCCGAACCTGAAGATCGGGTTCTTCGCGCAGCACCAGTTGGACGATCTGATACCGGAACAATCGCCTGCCGATCATGTACGCAGGCTGATGCCGGATCAGCCCGAAGCGAAGGTTCGCGCCCGCGTGGCCCAGATGGGCTTGGCAACAGAGAAGATGGACACTGCCGCCAAGGATCTGTCTGGCGGAGAAAAGGCTCGCCTGCTCATGGGGCTTGCCGCGTTTCACGCTCCAAACCTTCTCATTCTCGACGAGCCGACGAACCATCTGGATATCGATAGCCGCAGGGCGCTCATCGAAGCGCTGAATGATTACAACGGCGCTGTGATCCTCATCTCACACGATCGCCATCTGATCGAGGCCACGGTGGATCGCTTGTGGCTTGTGAACGGGGGAACGGTCGCGCCCTTCGACGGCGATCTGGAAGACTATCGCTCCATCGTTGTTGCTTCATCACGCAAGAAGGACGAGAAACTTTCGACGGGTGTTGACGATAGTGTCTCCAAGTCCGATCAGCGCAAAGCAAACGCAGAAAAGCGCGCATCCCTCGCTCCGCTCAAGAAGCGCATCAACGAAGCGGAAGCACTGACTGCGAAGCTTGAAAAGCTGATCCAGGCTCTGGACGTTGAACTGGCAGATCCCAAGCTTTACGAGAAATCACCCGCCAAGGCGGCGGAGAAAGCAAAGCAGCGAAGTGATGCTGCTGCAAAACTTGCTGAAACAGAAGAACTCTGGCTCGAACTTTCTTCTCAGTACGAAGAAGCTCTGTCTTCATGA
- a CDS encoding HAMP domain-containing methyl-accepting chemotaxis protein: MLRTISLKTSLTSAFALLLCLLLLQGGFALSTMRNIFGNVDGLAHDAVPSVDITNRLNISIANLRGLQTRHILTTDPQAMKDADAALTKEVKKLKDRMATYAPMISLDVERKAFAGFTAAADEYLKLNDRLVSLSRAGDKQAAASLLTGDMVKSYELMDNYADEFRDANVDEAKRMYAESATQFNKSLISNGLVLLVGMIAGIGATIFVSREVSRPIDRITKLMRKLANAEFKVEIPYLDRKNEIGDMAKAVQVFKENGIRVQQIAEQEAAFGEKCDELRQDIGHMVQAAIEGDFSRRMTITYHFKELNAFASGMNELVGNIEAGLSETRRVMSALATGDLTESMQGKFSGAFFELQQNVNSTMDTLRAIVSEVRYSIDQINSGSGELRYASDDLAKRTEQQAAALEETSSALEVITSALRQSTQRAGDAAKKVDHARVSTENSSVVVGDAIAAMERIEAASGQIGQIINVIDEIAFQTNLLALNAGVEAARAGEAGKGFAVVAQEVRELAQRSANAAKDIKALITKSGEEVGAGVRLVTATGQALSQIRTHVESINEEVHSIASSSNEQSSSLMEINQALGQMDQVTQRNAAMVEETTASTNKLADDAYHLSNLIARFKLERAGHGSQQGFANSNSRSGSVPMVAAGRG, from the coding sequence ATGCTTCGGACAATCTCGCTGAAAACGTCGTTGACCTCCGCCTTTGCGCTGCTTCTTTGCCTGCTGCTTCTGCAAGGCGGCTTCGCACTTTCGACCATGCGAAACATCTTCGGGAATGTTGATGGGCTTGCCCACGATGCGGTTCCAAGCGTCGACATTACGAACAGGTTGAATATCTCCATCGCAAATCTGCGCGGTCTGCAGACACGCCACATCCTGACAACCGATCCGCAGGCGATGAAGGATGCTGACGCTGCCTTGACGAAGGAAGTGAAGAAGCTGAAGGACCGGATGGCGACCTATGCGCCCATGATCTCGCTTGATGTCGAACGCAAGGCTTTCGCCGGGTTTACCGCTGCTGCCGACGAATATCTCAAGCTTAACGACAGACTCGTCAGCCTCTCGCGCGCCGGCGACAAGCAAGCCGCAGCATCGCTGCTTACGGGCGACATGGTGAAAAGCTACGAGTTGATGGACAACTATGCCGACGAGTTTCGCGATGCCAATGTCGACGAAGCCAAACGGATGTATGCGGAAAGTGCCACCCAGTTCAATAAATCCCTCATTTCGAACGGGCTTGTCCTCCTGGTTGGTATGATCGCTGGTATCGGAGCCACCATTTTCGTGTCGCGGGAAGTATCCCGCCCTATCGACCGGATCACAAAGCTGATGCGCAAGCTGGCCAATGCGGAGTTCAAGGTCGAGATCCCCTACCTCGACCGGAAAAACGAGATCGGCGACATGGCCAAGGCTGTTCAGGTGTTCAAGGAGAATGGTATCCGGGTTCAGCAGATTGCCGAGCAGGAAGCCGCTTTCGGCGAAAAATGCGACGAACTTCGCCAGGATATCGGCCATATGGTTCAGGCGGCGATCGAGGGAGATTTCTCTCGCCGTATGACCATCACCTATCATTTCAAGGAGCTCAATGCGTTCGCTTCTGGAATGAACGAACTGGTGGGCAACATTGAAGCAGGTCTCTCTGAAACCCGCAGAGTGATGAGCGCGCTTGCAACCGGTGACCTGACCGAGAGCATGCAGGGCAAGTTCAGCGGGGCCTTCTTCGAATTGCAGCAGAACGTGAATTCCACAATGGACACGCTGCGCGCCATCGTTTCCGAGGTTCGCTATTCCATTGACCAGATCAATTCCGGCTCCGGCGAATTGCGCTATGCGTCCGACGATCTGGCGAAGCGCACAGAACAGCAGGCCGCAGCCCTTGAAGAAACTTCGTCCGCGCTGGAAGTCATTACATCGGCTCTTCGTCAGTCGACGCAGCGTGCTGGTGATGCCGCCAAGAAAGTCGATCACGCTCGCGTCAGCACGGAGAATTCAAGTGTCGTCGTGGGTGATGCCATTGCCGCGATGGAGCGAATCGAGGCCGCTTCCGGGCAGATCGGACAGATCATCAATGTTATCGACGAGATTGCATTCCAGACCAATCTCCTCGCTCTGAACGCGGGCGTCGAGGCGGCACGCGCGGGCGAAGCGGGCAAGGGCTTTGCGGTTGTTGCGCAGGAAGTGCGCGAACTTGCCCAGCGTTCCGCCAATGCGGCCAAGGATATCAAGGCGCTCATCACCAAGTCGGGCGAGGAAGTGGGTGCCGGAGTTCGTCTCGTGACAGCGACGGGTCAGGCTCTATCCCAGATCCGAACGCATGTGGAAAGCATCAACGAGGAAGTTCATTCCATCGCCAGCTCTTCCAACGAGCAATCGAGCAGCCTGATGGAGATCAACCAGGCGCTTGGCCAGATGGACCAGGTAACCCAGCGCAATGCGGCGATGGTGGAGGAAACGACCGCCAGCACCAACAAGCTGGCGGACGATGCCTACCACCTCTCCAATCTGATTGCGCGGTTCAAGCTGGAGCGAGCTGGCCACGGCTCGCAACAGGGGTTCGCGAACAGCAACTCCCGGTCGGGCAGCGTTCCAATGGTTGCCGCCGGTAGAGGCTGA